GGCGGCGCGAGCGTCCCGACCCGACGATCGACATCATCGAGTCGCTCGGCGCGACGTACGTCAACTCGAACGAGACGCCGGTCTCGTCCGTACCGGACGCCTACGAGCCGATGGACTTCGTCTTCGAGGCGACGGGGTACGCGCCCCACGCGTTCGACACCATCGAGGCGCTCGCGCCGAACGGCGTCGGCGCGCTGCTCGGCGTGCCGGGTGACTGGGAGTTCGAGATCGACGGCGGCCGGCTTCACCGCGAGTTCGTCCTCCACAACAAGGCGCTCGTCGGCAGCGTCAACTCCGGGTACGAACACTTCGAGGCCGCCGTCGACTCGCTGTCCCGCCTTTCGCCCGGCTTCCTCGACGATCTCGTCACCGGAGTGTACGGGCTCGACGAGTTCGAGGCCGCGTTCGCGGATGACGACACGACTATTAAAACGGCGGTTGAATTCGACACATATGAAAAACGTTGACGACCTCATCGACAGCGCGGCCGAACTCGCGGAACACGGGCTTTCGAAGGGCGAAATCGCCGACGAACTGAACGTCTCGCGTGAGACCGCAAGCTGGCTCGTCGAGCGCGGCGGCGGCAACCACGCGGACACCGAGACGGCGGCGACGACCACGACGGCCGACATCCACATCGACTGGTCGGCGCTCGGGCGCGACTCGACGCGGCTCGGGTACGCGGCGAGCGCGATGGCGGATCTGCTTGCCAAGCAGGGCGAGGAGGTCGACCTGACCGTCGGCATCGAGAAGGCCGGCGCGCCCCTCGCGACCGCGGTCGCAGACCGGCTCGACACAGACCTGGGAACGTACGCGCCCGCGAAACACCAGTGGGACGAAGGCGACATCGACGAGCAGGGCGGGGGGTTCTCGCGGAACTTCGCCGCGATCCGCGGCCGCGACTGCTACGTCGTCGACGACATCATCACCTCGGGGACGACGATGCGAGAGTCCATCGACGCGATCCGCGAGCAGGGCGGCGACCCCGTCGCCTGCGTCGTGCTCGTGGACAAGCGCGGCTACGACGAGATAGACGGCGTCCCGGTGTACTCGCTCGTCGACGTGGTTCGCGTCGACCGCGAGGAGTAATCGCGGGGCCGTCACCCGTGCGGAACCCATTTGCCTCGCGGGTGCGTACCGCTGTCCATGACGTTCCAACCCGAAAGCGACGCCGAGCCCGAAGAGATCAGCGCCCGCGTCGAGGAGACGCTCGCCGAAAACGACGTGGTCTTGTTCATGAAGGGGAACCGGCTGATGCCCCAGTGCGGCTACTCACAGCGCGCCGTCGAACTAATCGGCCAGCACGTCGAGGAGTTCGAGACGGTCGACGTCCTGCCGGCGCTGCCGCACTACCGCGAGGCGCTCGAAGCGGAGAGCGGCTGGGAGACGATTCCGCAGACGTTCGTCGACGGCGAGTTCATCGGCGGGAGCGACGTCCTCGCGGAGCTCGACGAGCGCGGCGAACTGGCCGCCGAACTGGGCGCGGAGTAGTCCGACCGTCCGGTCGCGGGCAGCGTCGCCCCGCCACACCAGCGAATCGCCCCGTCACACCAGCGAATCTCCCTGCCACACCAGCGAATCGTCCCGTCACGACCCTCGAACCGGCGTTCACGTCGCGTACGCCGCCACGCGCGGGAGCGTCGTTCGATCTTGAAGTTCGGAATTCGAAGGGCAGGCGATATAAACCCTCGGGCCGTAGTTAGGGTAGAAGCAGCAGTCGCCGCTGCCGCCGTGCCGATCGGTTCGACCCACTTCACCAACCCAACAATGACAGGCCGCGTGTTCAGACTTCATTCGACGCTCGAACTGCCACTCGAAGACGTGGAGACGTACTTCGAAGAAGATCCCGACCTACCCCCGGAGATCGAGGACATCGACATCACGCGTCGAAACAACACCCTCATCATCAAGGCCCTGTCCGACGACGAATCGATCAGCAAGTACACCCCGACCGCCCAGCTGAAGGCGTCCGTCACGGAGACGCGCGTCTGGGAGGAAGAGCCGCCGCGCGCCGGCGGCCCCCAGTGGATGGACGACGAAGAAGAGGAGATCCCATCCGAACTCGTCGAGTTCGCCTGCTTTAAAGGCGACCGCGAGACCGTCCTCCAGAACTCCGCGCTTCAGTACCCGATGTTTCTCGTCCTCCGGAAGATCGCGACGCTCTCCGAGAAGGGGACGCTGACGGCGATCACCGAAGAGGACGGGACGCTCGAAGCGACCCGCATCGTCGAGGGCGAACCGCGCCCCGCGAGCATCGAAGTCGTCGAGAGCCCGCAGGGCGGCGGCGACGGCGACGGCGGCGTCAACTGGCGCGACAACGAGTTCATCTCGGACTGAGCCCGGCGCTTCGGGCGTCGACCCGCGTCAGTCCTCGGCCGTCGGCGTCTGCGCTCGCCCCATCGCCTCGAAGCCGCCTTTTAAATCCGCGAGCAAGTCGTCCGTTCCTTCGATACCCACCGAGACGCGGATGAGCGTGTCCGAGATACCGAGCGCCTCGCGTTCCGCCGGCGAGAGCGGTTCGTGTGTCATCGCGGCCGGCAGTTCGATCAGGCTCTCGACGCCGCCGACGGAGACCGCGAGCGTGAACTCGGACAGCGCCTCGACGAACCGCTTTGCCCCCTCGATGCCGCCGGCGAGTTCGAACGAGAGGATGCCGCCGTAGCCGGACATCTGCTCGCTGGCGAGTTCGTGGTCCGGGTGGCTCGGCAGGCCGGGATAGTACACGTCGGTCACCTCCGGGCGGTCCGCGAGGAACTCGGCGACGGCCATCGCGTTCGCCTCGTGTCGCTCCATCCGGGCGGCGAGCGTCTTCATCCCCCGTAACACGAGGTAGCTGTCGAACGGTCCGCTGACGGCGCCGACGCCGACCTGTTGGAGGAATCGGATCTCTTCGGCCAGCGCGTCGTCGTCGGTGACGACCGCGCCGGCGATGGCGTCGGAGTGACCGTTGAGGTACTTCGTCGTGCTGTGGACGACGGCGTCGGCGCCCAGTTCGAGCGGCCGCTGGAAGTACGGGCTCGCGAACGTGTTGTCGACGCCGAACATCACGTCGCGGTCCGCGAGCAGGTCGGCGATGGCGGCGATGTCACACAGCGCGAGTTTCGGGTTCGTCGGCGACTCCATCCAGACGGCGGCGGTCTCCTCCCGGAGCGCGGCCGCCACGTTCGCCGTGTCCGTCGCGTCGACGTACGTGACGTCGACCCCGAGACGCGACCGGAACACGTCGTCGAGCATTCGACGGGTGCCGGCGTACAGGTCCTCGAAGGCGACGACGTGGTCGCCCGGCGTCACGCTCGCGAGCAGCGTCGTGAATATCGCCGCCGTGCCGGAGGCGAACGCGGCGCCGTGAGCGCCGCCTTCGAGCGCGGCGATCCGCGTCTCTAGCGCGTGTCGCGTCGGATTCGACAGGCGCCCGTAGACGAACTCGCCGGCGCTCGGGTCTACGTCTTCGAGCCGCATCTCGGTGTCGAGACCGGGAAGCGCGAACGTCGACGCGAGGTGAATCGGCGAGACGACGTCGCCCGCCTCGCTGCCGTTCTCGAACGGCGCCTCGCCTTCGGTGACGGTGAGCGTCTCCAGCGTCGGCTTCGATTGGTCCTCCATACGCGGACTCCGACGCAGGGGCGGTAATATGTTGTTATTTTTCATTAATAACGCGCGTTCGTCGGATAACTCACGGGGATACGAGGGTTCGGCCGACGAACCCTCGCTGCTCGCCCGGCTCGGTCGACGCGCGTCGATCCGGACCGTCGACGCTTTACGCGCGCCCGGCCTCCTCCCGCCCATGACCGACGACTGGGTGAGTCTCTTTTCGGGCGGCAAGGACTCCTCGTGGGCGCTGTACCGCGCGCTGGCGGAGGGGCTCGACGTCTCGCGACTCCTGACCGTCCACCCCGCGGGCGACTCGTACATGTACCACACGCCGGCGACCGAACTCGCGACGCTCGCGGCCGAAAGCGTCGGGATCGACCTCGTCGAGGTGTCGCCCGACGACTTCGGCGCCGACGACGTCGACGACGCCGGCGAGCAGGGCGACGCCGAACTGGAGCCGATGGAGGCCGCGCTCCGGGAGATAGCGGCGGACGACGAGATCGATCTCGCGGGCGTCACCGCCGGTGCGGTCGAAAGCGAGTACCAGACCAGCCGCATTCAGGCGATGTGCGACCGACTCGGGATCGACCTGTTCGCGCCGCTGTGGCAGGAGGACCCGGTCGCGCTCGCCGAGGCCATGTTCGACGCCGGCTTCGAGATCCGGATCGTCCAAGTCGCCGCCTACGGCCTCGACGAGTCGTGGCTCGGTCGTCGGTACGACGCCGACGCGCTCGCGGACCTCCTCGAACTCCGCGAGGAGTACGGCGTCCACCCGCTCGGTGAGGGCGGGGAGTTCGAGACGTACGTCGTCGACGGCCCGCACATGGACCGGCGGATCGCCATGGAGTACGACACGGTGTGGGAGGGCGACCGCGGGCACATCGACGTTCGGGACGCGCGACTGGAGTGAGTCCCGGCTGCCGCCGTTGCGGCTCGGCTGACGCCTTTAAAATAGGTTCTCTGCTTAAAAACCGACTGCCGCGTTACGGCCAGTTTCCGGCCTGGTCGTAGGCGTCGACGATCCGGTCGATAGCGACGACGTACGCCGCGGTCCGAAGGTTCGGCGTGTCCCGCGCCTCGAAGGCGTCGACGATGCCCGCGAACGCCTCCGTGATGGTCCGTTCTAACTCGTCGTTCACCCGCTCTTCCGTCCAGTGGAACCGCTGTCGGTTCTGAACCCACTCGAAGTACGAGACGGTGACGCCGCCCGCGTTCGCCAGGATGTCCGGGACGACGTACACCGACCTGTCGACGAGCACGTCGTCAGCGCCGGGGGTGAGCGGGCCGTTCGCGGCCTCGACGATCAGGTCCGCGTCGACGTCGGCGGCGAGGTCGCTGTCGATCGCGTTTTCGAGCGCGGCGGGCACGAGCACGTCGACGTCCAGCGTCAACAGCGCCTCGTTCGTGATCGAGTCGGTGTCAGCGTAGCCGTCGACGGTCCCCGTCTCGACCTTGTGGGCTTTTACCGCGCGCGGATCGAACCCGTCGGGGTCGTGAATGCCGCCCGAGGAGTCGGAGACGGCGACCACGTCGGCGCCGAGGTCGTCGAGCAGTTTGGCCGCGACCGAACCCGCGTTGCCGTACCCCTGCACGGCGACCGTCGCGCCGTCGATATCGCGGTCGAGCCAGTCGAACGCCTCCCGCGCCGCGAGCGCGACGGAGCGCCCGGTCGCCTCGACGCGCCCCTCGCTGCCGCCCGAGTCGATCGCCTTGCCGGTGATGACGCCGGGCGCGGTCGTGTTCTCTAAGGTCTCGTAGGTGTCTTTGATCCAGTTCATCTCCCGCTGGCCGGTGTTGACGTCGGGCGCGGGGATGTCGCGGTCCTCGCCGATGAGCGGGCGGAGTTCGGTCGCGAACGCGCGGGTGAGACGCTCCATCTCGGCTTCGGAGTACTCCTCGGGGTCGATCGCGATACCGCCCTTCCCGCCGCCGTACGGGATGTCGACGACGGCGCACTTGTACGCCATCCACCCGGACAGCGCCTTCACCTCGTCGCGGGTGACGCCGGGGTGATAGCGAATGCCGCCTTTATACGGGCCGCGGTCGCCGTTGAACTGCGACCGGTACGCCCGGACGGTCTCCAGCGACCCGTCGTCGCGCTCGAACGTGAGGTTCGTCTCCAACACTCGCTCGGGGTTTTGCAGCCGCGTGACGACGCCCGGAGCCGGGTCGAGGAAGGTCGCAGCGTCGGCGACCTGCTCTTTGAGGCTCTCAAAGGGATTGGCTTGCTTGGTCATACAGAGAGTTCCCGAGGGACCGCGGTTAACTGTGGCGGAGGGTTCGCTTTTTTGTCTCAATCGGTGTCGTCGCCGTCGCGCTCCGCGGCGCGCTCGGCGATGCGCTCCGCCTGCGCGATCAGGGGTGCGTCTATCATCTCGCCGTCGACCTCGAAGACGGCTCTCCCCTCGCGCTCGGCGTCGTCTCGGGCCTCCAGCACCGCGTTCGCCCACTCGATTTCGTCCGGGTCCGGGGCGAAGGCGGCGTTGATCGGCTCGACCTGTGCCGGGTGGATCGCCATCTTCCCGTCGTAGCCGAGCGTGAGCGCGAACGTCGCCTCCTCACGAACCCCTTCGACGTCCGAAAAGTCGGGATAAACGGTGTCTATCGCGTCGACGCCCGCCGCGGCGGCCGCGAGGACGACGTGCTCGCGGGCGTACAGCACCTCCGTCCCCTCGTCGGTCCGCGTCGCGCCCACGTCGGCCGCGAGGTCTTCGGCGCCGAAGACGAGGGCGTCGGTCGCGTCGGCAGCCGCGATGGCCTGTGCCGAGAGGACGCCGGCCGCCGTCTCCACGAGCGCGAACACGGCCGGGGCACACCCGCGCTCGGCACACAGATCCGCGACCCGGTCGATGCGGGCTGGCGACGCCACCTTCGGGAGCATCACCGCGTCGAGGCGCCGGGCGGCGCGGCGTTTCGGGCTCGACGTCGAAGCCGAGTCCGCCTCTCCGTTCCCGTCCTCCGGCGCGCCCACCACCGCGTCGAGGTCCGCCGCCGGATCGGTGGCGGTGAGGCGGACGCACACCTCCGCGTCGGGGTCGAAATCGGGCGACGCGAGCACCGCTTTGACCGCCTCGCGGGCTTCGGTCTTCCGGTCGAGCGCCACGGCGTCTTCTAAGTCGAAGCAGATCACGTCGGCGTCGGTTTCGGGGGCCTTGCGCATGAGGTCCGGCCGGTCGCCGGGCGAGAACAGGAGGCTTCGTCGTGCCATGTCGGGCGCTCCGCGCGCAGCGACATAAATCGTCCCGACGCCGGCACAGCGGTACCGATTTGTCGCTCGCGGGAGACGGGGTCGGCATGACGGGCCGTTACTTCGAGGAGTTCGCGGTCGGCGAAACGTTCGACCACGAGCGCCGGCGAACGGTGAGCGAGGCCGACAACCAGCGCTTCTGTGACATGACGATGAACCAGCAGCCGCTCCACCTCGACGCCGACTTCGCCGGGGAGACGCAGTTCGGCGAGCGCCTGGTCAACGGGCTCTACACGCTGTCGCTCGCGGTCGGGGTGTCGATTCCGGAGACGACCGACGGCACCATCGTCGCGAACCTCTCGTACGACGCGGTGGAACACCCGAACCCCGTGTTCCACGGGGACACGATCCGCGCCCGCTCGACCGTGACGGATAAACGAGAGACGAGCGACGGCGAGCGGGGCGTCGTCACGATGCACGTCGAGGCGTACAAGACGGTCGCGGACGGCGACGACGTGCTCGTCTGTGAGTTCGACCGTACGGTCCTCTCGAAGAAGCGCCCGGAGCCGACCGACGACGGGAACAGTTAGGACTCCTGAGCCAGCAGCTGTCCGAGGTACGACGTTCTGACCTGCGCGTCGGCGTCGAGCCCCAGCCGCTCTAACACCGCCAGCGCCTCGTCGCGCGTGGCCGCCACCTCGTCTTCGGCCGCGACCTCTCGCTCGATTTCGACGAACTCCCCGAGGCCGTCGACCGCGTCCAGGGTCACGGTGAACGACGCCAGCGACCAGAACTCGCGGCGCTTCTCGACGGTCGCCGCCGGCTCGAAGCCGAGTCCGGAGAAGAGCCCCGCCGTGGCGTCGGCGTCGCTCACTTCGGTCTCGTGTTCCACGCGCGTCTTCGAGTCCGCGTCGATGAGCGGGCCCTTATACGTGAGCTTGGTCGTCGCCGCCGGCGTCTGCCCGTCGTCCAACGCGCCGCCTCGGTCGACGCTCGCCTCTCCGTGTCGCTCGCCCGATCCGACCCCGTCGGGGAGCGGCGTCTCGTGGCGCACTCGCAGCGCCTCGTCGGTCTCGGCGAAGTCGCGGTGCGGGGCGTCGTAGTACGTGTCGCGCTGCAGTCGGGCGTCGAGTCGCTCGGCGCCCGCGTCGCGGAGACGGTCCCGAACCGAATCGACGTCGGCCGGGACTTTGATCTCGACTTCGAACATACACCGGATTCCGGCGGACGTGTTCTTAAGCGCCGCGGGACGCTGGCTCTCTTCTGGGTGCCCGTCGCCGCGTCGAACCGTGCGCCTTAAGGGTGTAACAGGTGACGTTCACGGTATGAGCGATCAGGAGCAAGCGGACGCGGCCGAAGACGCCGATGAGGCCGAAACCGAAGAGCCCGCCGGACTCGCGGACGGCGACTTCGTGCGTATCGCGTACACCATTCGAACGACCGACGACGACCAGGTTATCGACACCACCGACGAGTCGGTCGCGGAAGAAGCCGACATCGACACCGAGGACCACGAGTTCGAACCGCGCGTCATCACGCTCGGCGCCGGACACGTGTTCCCGTCGGTCGACGAGGCCTTTATCGGCGCCGAGGTCGGCGACGAGGGCGTCGTCGACGTGCCCGCCGAGGACGCCTTCGGCGCGTACGACCCCGACGAAGTCGAGACCGTCAAAGCCGACAAGATCCCCGAGGACAGCCGCTACCCCGGCGCGCAGGTCCAGATCGACAACCAGCAGGGGTACTTAGAGACGATCATCGGCGGGCGCGCTCGCGTCGACTTCAACCACCCGCTGGCCGGCGAAGACCTCGAGTACGAGTACGAGATTCTCGAAGCGATCGACGACCGCGAGGAGCAGGCCGCCGGCATGCTCGGCATCTACCTGCAGGAGGCGCCCGAGGTCCGCATCGAGACCGTCACCGAGGAGGAAGAGACCATCTCCGAAGACGACGACGGCGAGGAGGTCGTCGAGACCGAAGACGTCGAGAAAGACGTCCTCTACGTGACGGCCACGCAGGCGATGCAAATGAACCAGCAGTGGATGTTCCAGAAACAGCAGATCGCACAGGATCTGATGGGCCGTCTCGACCTCGACCGCGTGGTCGTCGAGGAGGTCATCGAGGGCGGCGGCATGGGCGGTCTCGGCGGCATGATGGGCGGCATGGGCGGCGGCGGTGCCGGCGACATCGAAGACGCGCTCGAAGACGTCGACGTCGACGCCGACGAGATCATGGACGAGATCGACGAGGAGTAACGCGACTGTCACTCGGTCCGTCGCGGCTCCCGGACCCGCGTACCGATCCCTTTTGAACTGCGGGCGTCCCACTGCGAGACATGGAGATAGAACGTGCACGCGAGGACCTCGTCGTCGCCGCGAGCGCCGGCGCCACGACGATCGCCCTCGCGCTTTTATCTGGCGTCGTCGGCCTCGTCGACGTATCGACCGTCCCGACGCTGGCGCCGCTCGCCGTCTACGCGGCGTACCTCTTCTCGCGCAAGGGCGGCCCGTACGGCACGCTCGACCGGCCGCGGAACTGGGCGGCAGTCGCCGTGCTCGTCGGCGGACTCGTCGTCGCCGCGTCGGCGCTCTCGGCGTGAGGGCGGCTCCGTCGCTACCGGCGTGAAAGCCACTCGAAAAAGCGCGTCGCAGCCGGTTCAGGCGATGTCTCGGCTCGTGTCGATCGACACGCTGTCGGTTAACTTCAGCTTCAGCGGCTCTTCGAGCGCCGCGCCGCCGCGGAACTTCGGGACGATCAGGCGGTTCACGATTTCGGCGCTGGTGACGGTCGTCCGGAGATCGAATATCACGTCCGCGACCTGCTCCGTGAGACGCCTGTTCTCGCCGGTGTTCGTTTTAAATGCGTGTATCAGGGCGACGCCGTCGGCGTCGGCGACGCGCTGGCGGAGATCGGTGAGGAAGGAGCCGTAGCGCGCTCCGTCGACGGCTTCCAGCGGCTCGATCGAATCGATCACGAGCGTCCCCCGGTCCGGAAGGTCCGACGCGGCCGCCAACACGTCCTCGATCGGGTCCTCACGGTCCGTCTCCGCGACGGTCGTCTCCCTGTCCGCATCGTCACCGAGCGAAAGGGTCGGCTCGACCGCGTCGGCCGCCCGGACCGTCGTGAGGTACCGACACGTCCGCGGCCGCGAGAACCGCTCAACTATCAGCTCCGACTGGCTCGCCGGGTCCGCCTTCAGCACGACGACGCTGCCGCTCGGGAGTCCACCGCCGAACTCCCTGTCCAGCACGGAGATCCCGGTCGGTAGCGTCTCCATATAGTCGCTGCCTGCTCCGGAGGTTTGGCTCTGTCGGTGGGCCGCGCGCGCTCGGTGTGAGTCGACGCCGACGGTCACGCGACTCGCCACCGCTCCGACTCACACTCGTCGACGAGCCGCCGGGCCGCCTCCTCGTACGCCGACCTGACCGCCGGGACGGACAGCGGGTCGGCGTCGGTCGGGGGAACTCCTCCGAGGACCGGGCAGCCGAGCAGGTCGCCCACGCCGTCCGGAACCGACTCCGCCCGGACGGCGACGGCGCCCACCGGCGGGCAGCCGAGCCGCCGCGCGAGCGCCGCGGTCTTCGCGGTGTCGCGGAGCGCCGCCCGCCGGAGCGGCGTCACGAGGAGACACCGGTCGGCCGCCTGAAGCGGTGCGGCCGCGTCGGGCGACGCCCCCGCCGGACAGTCGAGCAGCGTCGGCACGTCGTCCGGGACCGCCGTCGCGAGCGCGGCGAGGGCTCGCTCCGCGTCGGCTTCGCTTGGCGTCTCCGGCGCCGAGAGAACGGTCGGAGCGTGTCGGCTCGGGCGGATCGGCCCCCCGCCCGCGACCGCCTCGGTGACGGTCGTCGCGTCCGCTGCGGGACCGCGGTCGTCGTCGGTCGCGCTCGCCAACCGCGCTAAGTTCGGGAGGTCCCAGTCGGCGTCAGCGGCGACGACCGGCGCCCTCCGTCGCGACAGGGCCCGCGAGAGCCCCAGCGTGGTTGTCGTCTTCCCGCTTCCTCCCTTACCGCCGGCTACGGCTATCACGGGTGGCCTGTGGCGCGACGATTGAAAAACGGCCGGACGCGAGAGGGACGGGAACGACGTGACGGCTCAGTCCTGACAACAGCCGCCGGCCTCGCCGCCGAAGTCGACCGCGAGCGGCTCCGAGATGGCCTCGTTGACGGCCTCCAGCGAGTCGGTCAGCTCCGCCTGCGCTTCGAGGAACTCGCTCATGACGGGCATCGAGTGCAGTTCGTCTTGGGCTTCCTGTACCTTCTTGAGCCCCGAGTTCGTCGCTTGTCCGGTCTCGCGGGCCTGCATGAACTCCGCGCGGATCTGTTCGAACTCGTCGATCTTCGCCTGCACCGCCTCGTCGCGCTGCACCGCTTCGCGAGCCGTCTCGAACCGCTCGTACTCTTGGGTCTGGGCGATGCGCTCGCCGAGTTCGCGACCGAGGTCTTCGAGTGTGGCCTGTTCGTCGGTGGCGGCCTGTTCGACGCTCATACGCGAACGACGGGGCCGATCGGTTTTAACCTGCCGGAGCCGGGTGTACAGCGGCTCGCGTTCGCCAACGCGTTCGCCCGCGTCGCTATCGACCGCACCCGGTCACGCCCGTTCGCCGACCTGTTCGTCCACGAACGCGACGAGGTCGCGCAGCTCCTGCTGGCCGATCCCGTGTCCGCCTGGGTAACTCCCCCTCGTGACGGCGGCGCCGACCTCGGCGAGCCTGTCTGCCGCGGCCGCCGACCGCGACTCCGGAATCACGCGGTCCCCGGCTCCCGCGCCGACGAACACCGGCTTGCCGTCGATCCCCTCGGGGTCGAGGGTCGCGTGCGACTCGGCGAGGTACCCGTGGAGCGCGGCGACCCACGCGTAGCGGTCCGGCTCCTCCAACACGAGCGAGAGGCTCGTGATGGCACCCTGACTGAAGCCGAGCAGGCCGATCCTATCGGCGTCGAGGCCGTACCCGTCGACCGCCGCGTCGATGCTCTCGACGACCAGATCGAGGCTCCGCCGGAAGCCGTCCGCGTCCGGTTGGCTCGACTCGAGGCCGCCGGCGGACAGGTCGAGGTCGTACCAGGTGTACCCGCCCTGAAGCGGGTCCGGTGCGCGCAGGCTCACGACGTGGAGGTGGTCCGGCAGGTGCCGAGCCACCGGCAACAGGTCTTCCTCGTCGGCCCCGCGACCGTGCAACACGACGACTGCGGGGGCGTTCTCGGCGTCGGTGTCGGGCGCGACGTGAACGTGTTCGAGTGGTATGTCGGTCATCTGTCGCGCGTTCGTCGGCTTACGGGTTGTATCCGTCGACCGCGGCAGCACAGGGGCGAGTGGGCCTGCCAGCGCCCTCGCTTCCACGTGAGTTATTTAAGATGTCACGCAGATATCGGAAGCGATGCGTCCCCGAACCTACGCCGTGTTGACGGCAACCCTCCTCCTTGTGGCCGGGATCGCTGCCGCGCCATCGGCCGATGCGCGCGCACCGCCGACGCCGATCTGTGGCGTCTGTGACCTCGACAGCACAACGCCAAACGGCACGACCGTCGCCGCCGGCGAAAGTTCGCTGCTGATCACCGTCCACGACGACGGGTCGACGACGTGGACGGCGAAGGT
This genomic window from Halorubrum sp. PV6 contains:
- a CDS encoding alpha/beta hydrolase — encoded protein: MTDIPLEHVHVAPDTDAENAPAVVVLHGRGADEEDLLPVARHLPDHLHVVSLRAPDPLQGGYTWYDLDLSAGGLESSQPDADGFRRSLDLVVESIDAAVDGYGLDADRIGLLGFSQGAITSLSLVLEEPDRYAWVAALHGYLAESHATLDPEGIDGKPVFVGAGAGDRVIPESRSAAAADRLAEVGAAVTRGSYPGGHGIGQQELRDLVAFVDEQVGERA